One region of Turicibacter bilis genomic DNA includes:
- a CDS encoding sensor histidine kinase produces MATKLKNNKLLVTIISCLVLVGLSVGMYMTYPNIEAYVEKNKDNYLESYSFYEQMRYQMYLTYVEALENENSDSLNIVEKLYDVPTKDFESIYKDLLNQYYDRYGYDEEYDDVEQNVSFSILNGVTVETSTSLNAASENNSQVEQSMKFSQLSHEQQLAAIKDLLVEFMPSDIDELRYEYNLENLYYFAVDQTNNQTYSYSGYSGPQLSELSLLLNNSTEDTLAQLKEDYQYFVVLDYDAEGDLTVSNLYGVNFTSRYSTSGDLSTINAEKEVSIRLDSGSLGYNQVVAFAPIKNMTFVYGVPAQLLYHDDIYRDDYVMTFYNIQEMSFFYDGIALVALALFALIIPLKSISNVKFIKRILKWPIESLLLTASIPFAFFIELLPSIIYSTIENRLVTGIPEQAQAIFTVTFNLVVWFAVFTWMFILFLYIKSLFKQGWKVMFTERCWTYRGCRFLFRKLRKFLKVDLKEKNTKKLFFLVGIQCILLSLFCLGWFFGIIGVFIYSIVLYVLLRKYLMKTQKDYVQLFEMTEQLAEGNLEVEIDEDLGIFNAFKEEVMHIQGGFKKAVEAEVRSQRMKTDLIANVSHDLKTPLTSIITYTDLLKDEDLDKEKRAQYLETLDQKAQRLKVLIEDLFEMSKASSGNITMNLQEVELTSLMKQTLLELEDKIEEANLMIRSNFPEHKVLLMLDSERTFRVFDNLILNMTKYAMPHTRAYIDIVDLEQSVQIIFRNMSADEINVDVDELTERFVRGDQARHTEGSGLGLAIAKSFVELQGGTLDIHIDGDLFKVILTFNK; encoded by the coding sequence TTGGCTACAAAATTGAAAAACAATAAACTCCTTGTAACGATAATCTCATGTTTAGTGTTAGTCGGATTATCAGTCGGAATGTATATGACTTATCCTAATATTGAAGCATACGTGGAAAAAAATAAAGATAATTATTTGGAGTCTTATTCTTTTTATGAACAAATGCGATACCAAATGTATTTAACATATGTTGAAGCACTTGAAAATGAAAATAGTGATTCGTTAAATATCGTTGAGAAATTATATGATGTTCCAACCAAAGACTTCGAAAGCATTTATAAAGACTTATTAAATCAGTATTATGATAGATATGGCTATGATGAAGAGTATGATGATGTAGAACAAAATGTTTCATTTTCTATTCTGAATGGAGTCACAGTTGAAACGAGTACTAGTTTAAATGCAGCTTCTGAAAATAATTCACAAGTAGAGCAAAGTATGAAGTTTTCACAATTAAGTCATGAACAACAACTAGCAGCAATTAAAGACTTATTAGTCGAATTCATGCCGAGTGATATTGATGAGCTCAGATATGAATATAACCTTGAAAATTTATATTACTTTGCTGTAGATCAAACGAACAATCAAACATATTCATATAGCGGCTATTCCGGTCCTCAATTATCAGAGTTATCTTTGTTGTTAAATAATTCAACGGAAGACACACTCGCTCAGTTAAAAGAAGACTATCAATATTTTGTTGTCTTAGATTATGATGCAGAGGGAGATTTAACCGTTTCTAATCTTTATGGAGTGAATTTCACATCGCGATATTCTACATCTGGAGATTTATCTACCATTAATGCTGAAAAAGAAGTTTCAATTAGGCTGGATTCAGGAAGTTTAGGATATAATCAAGTTGTTGCATTTGCACCCATTAAAAATATGACCTTTGTTTACGGTGTTCCAGCGCAGTTATTGTATCATGATGATATTTATCGAGACGATTATGTGATGACTTTTTATAACATTCAAGAAATGAGCTTCTTCTATGATGGTATTGCTCTTGTAGCTTTAGCCCTGTTTGCCTTAATCATCCCTTTAAAATCTATTTCAAATGTTAAATTCATTAAGCGAATTCTTAAATGGCCAATTGAATCGTTATTATTAACGGCCAGTATTCCATTCGCATTTTTCATTGAGCTACTTCCAAGCATAATCTATTCAACCATTGAGAATCGATTGGTTACTGGTATTCCAGAGCAAGCTCAAGCTATCTTTACCGTTACATTCAATCTTGTGGTGTGGTTTGCAGTGTTTACGTGGATGTTCATTTTGTTCCTATATATTAAAAGCCTATTTAAACAAGGATGGAAAGTGATGTTTACAGAAAGATGTTGGACGTACCGTGGATGCCGCTTCTTATTTAGAAAATTAAGAAAGTTCTTAAAAGTCGATTTGAAAGAGAAAAATACAAAGAAATTATTCTTCTTAGTAGGCATTCAATGTATACTACTATCATTATTCTGTTTAGGGTGGTTCTTCGGAATTATAGGAGTATTTATTTACAGTATTGTTTTATATGTGCTACTTCGCAAATACCTCATGAAGACGCAAAAAGATTATGTACAATTATTTGAAATGACTGAACAATTAGCAGAGGGAAATCTTGAGGTTGAAATTGATGAAGATCTTGGAATCTTCAATGCGTTTAAAGAGGAAGTGATGCATATTCAAGGTGGATTCAAAAAGGCAGTTGAGGCTGAGGTGCGCAGTCAGCGAATGAAGACAGACTTAATTGCCAATGTCTCACATGATTTAAAAACACCGTTAACGTCTATTATCACATACACCGATTTATTAAAAGATGAAGATTTAGACAAAGAAAAGCGAGCACAATATTTAGAAACACTTGATCAAAAAGCACAACGCTTAAAAGTTTTAATTGAAGATTTATTTGAGATGAGTAAAGCAAGTAGCGGGAATATTACGATGAATTTACAAGAAGTTGAACTCACTTCTCTTATGAAGCAAACGTTGTTGGAGCTTGAAGATAAAATTGAAGAAGCAAATTTAATGATTCGTTCGAATTTCCCAGAACATAAAGTACTATTGATGCTTGATAGTGAGCGGACATTCCGAGTGTTTGATAACCTAATTTTAAACATGACAAAATATGCAATGCCACATACGCGTGCCTATATTGATATTGTTGATCTAGAACAATCGGTTCAAATTATATTTAGAAACATGTCAGCCGATGAAATCAATGTAGACGTTGATGAGTTAACAGAACGCTTTGTGCGCGGCGATCAAGCCCGTCATACAGAAGGTTCTGGATTAGGATTAGCGATTGCAAAAAGCTTTGTTGAACTTCAAGGTGGAACATTAGATATTCACATTGATGGAGACTTATTTAAAGTTATTTTAACGTTTAATAAATAA
- a CDS encoding ribokinase — protein sequence MKVLNIGSCNIDYIYDVDHMVRPGETQTVHNLEIVSGGKGLNQSIALAKAGVEVYHAGLIGKDGMILRQALEIHGAKTDYLYEVEGPSGHAIIQIDAHGENCILVYPGANHQFNEARIDEILSHFESGDLLLLQNEVNEMPLIVKKAHERGLQIAINPAPFNEQIKDIPLHLVDYLILNEIEGQDLTKETNDFKVLEALKVNYPNTHILLTRGSKGVLYTYQEVMIEQPAYKVEAVDTTAAGDTFIGYFISGLVRGLDMEETLKLASRASSITVTRKGSSSSIPTIEEVAK from the coding sequence ATGAAAGTTTTAAATATTGGTTCATGTAATATTGATTATATTTATGATGTCGACCATATGGTGCGACCTGGTGAAACCCAAACGGTTCATAATTTAGAAATCGTTAGTGGTGGAAAAGGGCTAAATCAATCGATTGCCTTAGCTAAAGCAGGCGTGGAAGTTTATCATGCAGGATTAATTGGAAAAGATGGGATGATTCTTCGTCAGGCCTTAGAAATACATGGAGCTAAGACCGATTATTTATACGAAGTAGAAGGACCAAGTGGTCATGCGATTATACAAATTGATGCTCATGGAGAAAACTGTATTCTTGTTTATCCAGGTGCGAACCATCAGTTTAATGAAGCACGAATTGATGAGATTTTAAGCCACTTTGAATCAGGAGATTTATTATTACTTCAAAATGAAGTTAATGAGATGCCGTTAATTGTGAAGAAGGCTCATGAACGTGGACTTCAAATCGCTATTAATCCAGCACCATTTAATGAACAAATTAAAGATATTCCATTACACCTTGTGGATTATTTAATTTTAAATGAGATTGAAGGACAAGATTTAACAAAAGAAACAAATGATTTCAAAGTGTTAGAGGCATTAAAAGTTAATTATCCAAATACACATATCTTATTAACGCGAGGGAGTAAAGGTGTTTTATATACTTATCAGGAGGTAATGATTGAGCAACCAGCATATAAGGTGGAAGCAGTTGACACAACGGCAGCTGGCGATACATTTATCGGGTATTTTATTTCAGGGCTCGTTCGAGGATTAGATATGGAAGAGACTTTAAAGTTAGCTTCTCGTGCCTCATCGATTACAGTCACTCGTAAAGGATCATCATCATCAATTCCAACAATAGAGGAAGTTGCAAAATAA
- a CDS encoding DUF2726 domain-containing protein has protein sequence MNQNIGCLGSILRIFGILPKEVSPQMRQASEIKLPYRLRDDFLSSAELSFYKVLMLVLENESVTVFTKVSLGDLFFVNIRDYKERTKYWNKINRKHVDFLICDRDTLKPIVAIELDDSTHARENRQLRDEFVNQIFTAAKLPLIHIKVSQSYIISTLQEELKKYLNQADESKKVSKVNESVPVCPKCQIEMVVRKTRRGMNKGQKFYGCVNYPRCKQTEPFL, from the coding sequence ATGAATCAAAATATAGGATGTTTAGGAAGTATACTACGGATATTTGGGATTTTACCTAAAGAGGTTAGTCCACAAATGAGGCAGGCAAGTGAGATAAAGCTACCTTATCGGTTAAGGGACGATTTTTTATCATCTGCAGAATTATCATTTTATAAAGTACTTATGTTAGTTTTAGAGAATGAATCAGTTACAGTTTTTACAAAGGTATCTTTAGGGGATTTGTTTTTTGTGAATATTAGAGATTATAAAGAAAGAACGAAATATTGGAATAAAATTAATCGTAAGCATGTTGATTTCTTAATTTGTGATCGCGATACACTAAAACCAATTGTAGCAATTGAATTAGATGATTCGACACATGCACGAGAAAATCGACAACTGAGAGATGAGTTTGTTAATCAGATTTTCACAGCAGCAAAATTGCCACTTATACATATTAAGGTCAGTCAGTCGTATATTATTTCAACATTACAGGAGGAATTAAAAAAATATCTTAATCAAGCAGATGAGTCTAAAAAGGTATCAAAGGTTAATGAGAGTGTTCCAGTTTGTCCGAAGTGCCAAATAGAGATGGTAGTTCGTAAAACTAGGAGAGGAATGAATAAAGGACAAAAGTTCTATGGTTGTGTGAATTATCCTCGTTGTAAACAAACAGAACCTTTCTTATAA
- a CDS encoding MATE family efflux transporter yields the protein MFKKDQLNQLALPLILSNVVSLVISLCDQAVMGHLSITSFAAVGIVAGFINSVTGVLGATSISFNILGARVYQNQSLFRKYLETQVILSLLIGLLGFGFITFGGKFIFQQIYQLNAQVLEESLNYAYIFSSSIGLNLLLFTCSSYLKIINRTKYILIGNTVATISNVILDLLFVYGLGLGMIGNAVGSVLALILNLIIYLVLLKCEIRWEVPLFRFSLIKENLQYAFPMMVQEFLENTILIVVLGALISRIGLLEVSVYQLINNLLQISWMPMYAYAQATLTIVSENPKCIVPIHQQAITRSIRLYALISVFLVLNQNFIINLITNQKLLLEYFCKYFPMVIILFIFNNMLTIYQYTLQTLGEQKGILKTTLLIYSIGYLLIYLFAQLYKSLWIVYVILAMIYFILSRIMKLKLKINLDKYLQIPPCL from the coding sequence ATGTTTAAGAAAGATCAATTAAATCAATTAGCTTTACCATTAATCTTAAGTAATGTTGTATCACTAGTTATTAGTCTTTGTGATCAAGCTGTTATGGGCCATTTATCAATAACAAGTTTTGCTGCAGTTGGAATTGTAGCTGGATTTATTAATAGTGTGACAGGGGTATTAGGTGCAACATCAATTAGCTTCAATATTTTAGGAGCACGAGTTTATCAGAATCAATCATTGTTTCGAAAATATCTTGAAACTCAGGTCATATTAAGTTTATTAATAGGACTACTAGGTTTTGGATTTATAACCTTTGGTGGAAAGTTTATCTTTCAACAGATTTATCAATTAAATGCGCAAGTGCTAGAAGAATCATTGAACTATGCGTATATATTCAGTAGTTCTATTGGATTAAATCTGTTATTATTCACTTGTTCAAGCTATTTAAAAATAATAAATCGAACTAAATATATTTTAATTGGGAATACAGTCGCCACAATCAGTAATGTTATTCTTGATTTGCTCTTTGTTTATGGTTTAGGTTTGGGGATGATTGGAAATGCAGTTGGATCTGTTTTAGCACTCATTTTAAATCTTATTATATACCTTGTTTTATTGAAATGTGAAATCAGATGGGAGGTACCATTATTTAGATTTTCTTTAATTAAAGAAAATCTTCAATATGCCTTTCCAATGATGGTTCAAGAATTTTTAGAAAATACCATTTTAATTGTAGTATTAGGAGCGTTAATCTCACGTATTGGGCTTCTTGAGGTCTCGGTTTATCAACTAATTAATAATTTATTACAGATTTCATGGATGCCAATGTATGCTTATGCACAGGCAACCTTGACGATTGTCAGTGAGAATCCAAAATGCATTGTTCCAATTCATCAGCAAGCGATTACTAGGTCCATTCGATTATATGCTTTAATTTCAGTTTTTCTTGTTTTAAATCAGAATTTTATTATTAATTTAATTACTAATCAAAAATTATTATTAGAGTATTTTTGTAAGTACTTTCCAATGGTTATTATTCTTTTTATTTTTAATAATATGTTAACAATTTATCAATATACACTTCAGACTTTAGGAGAACAGAAGGGGATTTTAAAAACTACATTACTTATTTATAGTATAGGATATCTACTTATCTATTTGTTTGCTCAATTGTATAAATCTTTATGGATTGTTTACGTGATCCTTGCTATGATTTATTTTATATTATCAAGGATCATGAAACTAAAACTTAAAATAAATCTAGACAAATATCTCCAAATTCCACCATGTTTATAG
- a CDS encoding bifunctional diguanylate cyclase/phosphodiesterase yields the protein MGQSYKSVKKNFIIVVILVMTIISLIGATIERYFEEMLVSDYRKESLEVSSHMAKAIDEHLTSKIKELEFLAGVVVEKVGDDSTFEFDILNQDLSSEIFNALYLAKADGTVRSTDGIERNYGDRSFFRLAMSGRSNISNPITSQFDSKRIIVYAVPIQKDNQVIGVLCGRNTVEELNKIILSQMYGSSTDVYVVGDNGEVILSNNYNNNFVVNSFNDYYINLPAPSNSQYILSTNHSQSIEWEDNYGNTSYINYQKIDNVSDWYILTTANSEVLATKIQHMKQLTWCVVILINILFLCIYYYVIKIKKDNLEYIKRLAFYDSVTGLLNNNGFMKKVESVLKRSNQTYYSLVVFDLESFKLINEIYGYSKGDQLLKEIAFRLKAEFHPSTIFGRLSNDVFILMLDTRIKYEEKLIPATIQSIVNLASQQIIENPLNASIGMYYFDNSELNIQRAIDHADMARLHAKKSLSKRYYLFDDKLFKNKMDLKLIEQEIKPSLISKHFQVFYQPKVNPCTEEIVGAEALVRWFHPDRGFISPALFIPIAEKTGDIITVGRWVFNEVCSMLAEQKQKGIESIPISINLSRVELYQSDLILFLKSVISRYQIDPCLIEVEITETTALNDVELINEKIKAIHELGMKVSMDDFGTGSSTFSNLKQVDIDILKIDRSFLCDIETNFKSKELVHGIIDLAKRIGVAVVCEGVEVQEQVKILKEMRCDLIQGYVYAKPMPRSEFEDKIQRDDFL from the coding sequence GTGGGTCAGAGTTATAAATCAGTAAAGAAAAATTTTATCATTGTTGTTATTCTTGTAATGACGATAATTAGCTTAATAGGAGCAACTATTGAGCGATATTTTGAAGAGATGCTAGTTAGTGATTATCGAAAAGAAAGCCTTGAAGTTTCAAGTCATATGGCAAAGGCAATTGACGAACATTTAACTTCGAAGATAAAAGAGCTAGAGTTTTTAGCAGGTGTTGTAGTTGAAAAGGTTGGAGATGATTCAACATTTGAGTTTGATATTTTAAATCAAGATTTAAGTTCAGAAATATTTAATGCTTTATATTTAGCTAAGGCTGATGGAACTGTTCGATCAACGGATGGAATAGAGAGAAATTACGGTGATCGAAGCTTTTTCCGACTTGCAATGAGTGGAAGAAGTAATATTTCAAACCCAATTACTAGTCAATTTGACAGTAAGCGAATCATTGTCTATGCCGTTCCTATTCAAAAAGATAATCAAGTCATTGGAGTTTTATGTGGAAGAAATACAGTTGAAGAATTAAATAAAATTATTTTAAGTCAAATGTATGGATCAAGTACGGACGTTTATGTTGTGGGTGATAACGGTGAAGTTATTCTTTCTAATAATTATAATAATAATTTTGTTGTAAATTCCTTTAATGACTATTATATTAATTTACCTGCTCCTAGTAATTCACAGTATATTCTGTCGACTAATCATAGTCAAAGTATTGAGTGGGAAGATAATTATGGAAACACTAGCTATATTAATTATCAGAAAATTGATAATGTAAGTGATTGGTATATTTTAACGACGGCTAATTCAGAAGTATTGGCTACTAAGATTCAACACATGAAACAACTGACATGGTGTGTCGTCATTTTAATTAATATATTATTTTTATGTATTTATTATTATGTTATAAAGATCAAGAAAGATAACTTAGAGTATATTAAACGGTTAGCATTTTATGATTCAGTGACAGGATTATTAAATAACAATGGGTTTATGAAGAAAGTTGAATCTGTGCTAAAGCGTTCAAACCAAACGTATTATTCATTAGTGGTGTTTGATTTAGAATCTTTTAAATTAATCAATGAAATTTATGGCTATAGTAAAGGGGATCAACTTTTAAAAGAAATTGCTTTTCGGTTAAAGGCGGAATTTCATCCATCAACTATTTTTGGACGATTATCTAATGATGTTTTTATTTTAATGCTTGATACAAGAATTAAATATGAAGAGAAATTAATTCCAGCTACAATTCAAAGTATTGTTAATTTAGCAAGTCAACAGATTATAGAGAATCCATTGAATGCAAGTATAGGGATGTATTATTTTGATAATAGTGAATTAAATATCCAGCGTGCAATTGACCATGCAGATATGGCACGTTTACATGCTAAGAAAAGTTTATCTAAGCGTTACTACTTATTTGATGATAAATTATTTAAAAATAAAATGGATTTAAAATTAATTGAGCAAGAGATAAAACCTTCATTAATTTCTAAACATTTCCAAGTATTTTATCAACCTAAAGTAAATCCTTGTACAGAGGAAATCGTAGGTGCTGAAGCACTAGTTCGTTGGTTCCATCCAGATCGGGGATTTATTAGTCCAGCATTGTTTATTCCTATTGCTGAAAAAACGGGAGATATTATTACTGTTGGAAGATGGGTGTTTAATGAAGTGTGCTCGATGTTAGCTGAACAAAAGCAAAAAGGTATTGAGAGTATTCCTATTTCAATTAATTTATCTCGTGTCGAGTTATATCAGTCGGATTTAATTTTATTTTTAAAATCAGTCATTTCTCGTTATCAAATCGATCCATGTTTAATTGAAGTTGAAATTACAGAAACAACTGCATTAAATGATGTAGAATTAATTAATGAAAAAATTAAAGCTATTCATGAACTTGGTATGAAAGTATCAATGGATGACTTTGGAACTGGAAGTTCAACGTTTAGTAACCTAAAGCAGGTTGATATTGATATTTTAAAAATTGATCGATCATTTTTATGTGATATTGAGACGAACTTTAAAAGTAAGGAATTGGTTCATGGAATCATTGATTTAGCTAAGCGAATTGGTGTTGCTGTTGTCTGTGAGGGAGTAGAAGTTCAAGAACAAGTTAAGATTCTCAAAGAAATGCGTTGTGACCTCATTCAAGGATATGTTTATGCTAAGCCAATGCCAAGATCAGAATTTGAAGATAAAATCCAACGAGATGATTTTCTTTAA
- a CDS encoding ZIP family metal transporter, with protein MRTVVEEEGDKKMNPILLAFIGTMITFLATVIGSAFVFFFRNGISPFYQRICLGFAAGVMIAASVWSLLIPAIEMAEEQGKIGWIPAAGGFILGGLFLYILDKMLPHLHLMSELTEGPSTQLKKSTLLFLAVTLHNIPEGLAVGLSFALAAREGSSLSLSAALVLAIGIGLQNLPEGAAISLPLRKQGVSSQKAFAFGALSGIVEPIAGVLGAILVGSIISIMPWFLAFAAGAMIYVVVEELIPEAQLGEHSDSGTLGVMIGFLIMMILDIALG; from the coding sequence ATGCGAACTGTAGTTGAAGAGGAGGGAGATAAGAAAATGAATCCTATCTTATTAGCTTTTATAGGGACAATGATTACATTCTTAGCTACAGTAATAGGTTCAGCTTTTGTTTTCTTTTTTAGAAATGGAATTAGTCCGTTTTATCAACGAATTTGTTTAGGTTTTGCTGCTGGGGTGATGATTGCTGCTTCAGTATGGTCACTTTTGATTCCTGCGATTGAAATGGCTGAAGAACAGGGAAAGATTGGATGGATTCCTGCAGCGGGTGGTTTTATTTTAGGTGGGTTATTTTTATATATATTAGATAAAATGTTACCTCATTTGCATCTAATGAGTGAATTAACAGAAGGTCCCTCGACTCAATTAAAGAAATCGACGCTATTATTTTTAGCTGTGACCTTACATAATATTCCAGAGGGGTTAGCTGTTGGTCTATCATTTGCTTTAGCCGCTAGAGAAGGAAGCTCACTTAGTTTAAGTGCGGCACTTGTTTTGGCGATTGGAATTGGCTTACAGAACTTACCTGAGGGGGCTGCTATTTCTTTGCCATTGCGTAAACAAGGAGTTAGTAGTCAAAAAGCTTTTGCCTTTGGTGCCTTATCAGGAATTGTAGAACCGATTGCGGGGGTATTAGGTGCTATTTTAGTTGGATCAATTATTAGTATTATGCCATGGTTCTTAGCTTTTGCCGCAGGTGCAATGATTTATGTTGTAGTTGAGGAATTAATTCCAGAAGCTCAATTAGGAGAACACTCGGATTCAGGAACATTAGGGGTTATGATAGGATTTCTTATTATGATGATTTTAGATATTGCTTTAGGTTAG
- a CDS encoding metal-sensing transcriptional repressor — MNEERKKSLQSLKTARGQIDGIVKMIEDERYCMDISNQIVASQALLKRANLLILKQHLNHCVTQACLNGGSEEKIDEIMAILEKAMSK, encoded by the coding sequence ATGAATGAAGAACGAAAAAAATCATTACAATCATTAAAAACAGCCAGAGGACAAATTGATGGGATTGTAAAAATGATAGAAGATGAACGATATTGTATGGATATTTCAAATCAAATTGTCGCTTCACAAGCTCTTTTAAAACGTGCGAATTTATTAATTTTAAAGCAGCATTTAAATCATTGCGTTACACAGGCTTGTTTAAATGGTGGAAGTGAAGAGAAGATTGATGAGATTATGGCAATTTTAGAAAAAGCAATGAGTAAATAG